In the Flavobacteriales bacterium genome, ATGGAGGTGCTGCAAGTTTCATCACACCTATCGGGTATCAGACCAATCTTATGGTCTATGGTCCGGGAGGATATACCTTCAAAGACTTCTTCAAGATCGGGCTCCCGCTCACGCTTCTATACTGCCTTGTCGCTGTCGGAGTATTGGTATATGTTTACGGCCTCTAAAAAGCACCTCAATACATGAATGACCTTATCGATATTGCCATACAGGCGGCCTTGAACGGTGGACGAGAAATACTGGAGGTCTACTCCAGTGAATTTGCTGTGGAGATGAAAGATGACCGTTCTCCACTTACCATGGCAGATAAGCGTGCCCATGAGGCCATCATGGAGCAGTTGAAAAAGAGCGACTTACCCATCCTCTCTGAAGAAGGTAAGGAGATGCCCTATGATCATCGGAAGGAATGGGAGCGATTCTGGATGGTGGACCCTCTGGACGGCACCAAGGAATTCATCAAAAGAAATGGAGAATTCACGGTCAACATCGCACTGATCGAGCAAGGGATACCCATCATGGGGGTGATCTATGTGCCTGTTAGAAAAGAACTCTATGTGGGCATGAAGGATGAAGGAGCCTTCAAGGTAGATGGTGTAGAAGTCGATCAGACCTGGACATGGGAAACATGTAGTTCTCAAGGGGACAAATTGCCCAAAGCCCAAGGAGATAGACCCTTCATGGTAGTTGGAAGTCGATCCCATATGTCACCTGAGACGGAATCCTTCATCGAAGAACTGAAAGCAGAGCATGGAGAGGTGGATATCGTATCTATGGGCTCTTCACTTAAGATCTGTCTGGTGGCCGAGGGAGTGGCCGATGTCTATCCCCGATATGCCCCTACCATGGAATGGGACACCGCGGCTGGACATGGAATAGCACTGGGTGCGGGTTGTGAGGTCACCGATCACAGCACGGGCCGACCGATGCGCTACAACAAAGAGAAC is a window encoding:
- the cysQ gene encoding 3'(2'),5'-bisphosphate nucleotidase CysQ, with the translated sequence MNDLIDIAIQAALNGGREILEVYSSEFAVEMKDDRSPLTMADKRAHEAIMEQLKKSDLPILSEEGKEMPYDHRKEWERFWMVDPLDGTKEFIKRNGEFTVNIALIEQGIPIMGVIYVPVRKELYVGMKDEGAFKVDGVEVDQTWTWETCSSQGDKLPKAQGDRPFMVVGSRSHMSPETESFIEELKAEHGEVDIVSMGSSLKICLVAEGVADVYPRYAPTMEWDTAAGHGIALGAGCEVTDHSTGRPMRYNKENLLNNWFLVKRN